ATTGTAGTACgtcattaaaaaataatgtaggttatcaaaattataagGAAATCATAAATGGAAGAAAGGGATTGTTGAGTACTAATATTGGAAATATGTCTAAAATTTATGaagcatttaaatcattatgtaactTGTATAAAGAACTTGGTGATGACAGTAAAAATTGCAAGAATGCTTtggatgataataatgaatttattaaaaaatataatgaacttAATGGCAATTCTAGCATTAGTGAAGACAGTTCATGTAAACAAgtattgtctacattattaaatgattataataatttaaaagatCATTATGATAGTAATGACGTTGATTGTAGCAATATTCCATCCCTTACCCAGACAAAAACAGAAGAAAAAGGTGTGCAAAGTTATGAAGAGAGTTCTGGACCGAGTTCTGAAgttacatcatcaagttcgttGATAACaagcaaattaattccagttTTATTGATACTTGGTGCAATACCAATTTTTTTGGGAAttgcttataaggtaaataataaggaattaaaaaataattttcattatatatatgcaaacattaaacaaattatatgttttttaaaattttatattagtattcattatttggatttcggaaaagagttcaaaaacatttaagagaaaagctaaaaaaataaagaagaaaatggatcATTAATATGGGATTCAAATAgtgactatttcaggaatagtaataatattaatatattttaagaaactgtctatttgaaaataattttttaccataatttttgaacataattattgggtctataataataattaaataatataaccaataatatataatgttatatatatatagttataacatttttatactttttttgtataatttttaaacagtttttatgttgtgggtcaggGTTGAGTTTGTCATTATGGaccccatattcgggttaagtgttatattgcatttaattttgaatatttttttataatttgataacatttattagtttaaagaattgttttaaatatatataggaaataagatataataatatgtataagaTAAGTTGtagtttttaatatttatattaagtcTAAATATGTAAGAAACAATGAGGATGATGATTACTCTGAAAAAGAgcaataaagaaatatatttttataaattataagaatTGAATTTCGTGTTGATATAACTTATGGTAAATCTGATGAATTATTtactttttgtattttattgttaattttgtGTTGATGGTTTATGGGTCAATCGGTCGAATATTGGAATAGATATAGAAAGATTATTCCAAAGTATCGATTTGATCCAAAAAGAAAACGttgatttaaatatttacaatgcataatataataaaatgggggaaataaaatggaattggaggaaaataatttattatgatTTCCTTCCTCAGTAACACCTGAACCGAATGGTAAATGGAATAAAAGTATAAAGTGGCATTtggagaaaatatatataagtgAAATAAGTTAcgttaaaagtatatttattttaagatCCATTATTTTAGGAATTATGTATAAGATCATGTGGAAttagtataatatttaaaaaatatttatccactggaaaatattatacatttttgtgATTTTTACATTAGTGTTTATGTTAGTATTTATGAGTTGGAGGAGAAGGGGAAGTaagaaaaaaagatgaaaaatattataaatcgAGTCGATAAGAAACTGggattattaatatatacaaacttATTCAGATCGATCCTGcaccatttattaatttattttttttgtttataaaagtaAGATTCTTTGGaatgataaatttaattaacttATATTTGAAGTCAAATTTAAAATgtgtataaatttaaagaataCTAAATAAACTGGATTTCAGTTATTAGTACAAATAATTATGGGTTTAATATATGTGAGGAATATTGAGGTTGATTTAgcctatttttatatgaggAAATGTactatatttatgttatatttaaataatatttataaaaataaagacaaAATAATGTTTAACTATTAAATATACTATAATATGTGTTTAATGAATAGGATAAAATAAAGGATTTCTTATTAATTGTATTTGATTTTCTGATTTGATATATGCATTGTGATTTATAGGAGGTATACTTggaaatatgaatattttacattatttgaatataaaaaatatatttgatgttGTATATTCtgagatatatttataaataaaatggttCCAtggtaatatataaaaaaatatatttttacaaaaaaatgggaaaataaAGTGgagaatattattaatatttagaATTGgagaaatattataataaaaaaccatttaaatgtaaataagAATGATgttttgttaatgttttcattatatgtttgtatttattcatataaaaaatatatgtatctaatatgttattattttaattgatatttattagtttctCATATGTAAGgaataatggaaatatataagttcataaaatattaggACCATATCACTAAATATGctaatgtattataaattgtattaaaaaatgatttgtataacaaattttcaaaaaataaattttaggGAAAAtagttgtatatatatataataaaaatataaaaaatggtgtattttttgagaaaaaaataacataataatatgtatatcgataaatacttttaattaatataacaaCGGTTGCATAATTCTGTtggaaattgaaaaaattaataaatgaaataaattgcatagtttttttatagatatatttattgataaatttaagaagaaaaaagtagtaaatattactattttgtGAATAAATATGAAGTTACCATCATTATTTCAAActacatttattatttcaattatttaataaataaagataaaaatgagagtgaatattttaaaatacgTTCTTTTTTCAATTGTTGTTTGTTCTTTTGAATATTCCAAAAATGTAAGTTACagattattttcatttattattaatatttgatTATAGTGTTTGTATCTATTTGTAAAACATTTAAGTTaaacaattaaaattaattggaaatatgttaataaatatttcatttctttGCAGGAAATATGGGATGAaaggaatataataaaatttagaagCAATAGAATATTAGGAGATGTAGAAAAGGAGTTCgatttaaatgatttttatgaATCAACTTTTAGTCTTACAAAACAACTTAATGAGTACAATGATGATAACGAagaaattatacatattcgAAATGctataaattcatatataaagaaTCATAAAGACAAGAGTACATTACCCGATTTAAATAAGTTAGATAAAAGAACTAAAAagttaatttataaaattcgaGAAGAATTAAAAGAAGTAAAAAAAGAGATTGATAATATGGGGGATAGTGGAATAACAACAAAAGtgatacaaaataaaagaataagaaaaaaagatgaaaataattatgtatcAGAAGGTGAAGACTATAACCAATTGAAAAACGAAGTAAATTTCTTGGAGAGAGAATATAGACAGCCCAATTTAAGTAGTGTTAatacttataaaaataaacgaaaGATAAACGAATTGTACGAAGGATTAAAATTGAGGTCAATATTGTTGGTTTTTCTTTCTTTGGTGATAATAATATCAGGAACCGTTCCTATCGCATTTACTGTTTTATGTTCCGTGGTTTCATTTGAAACATTTATTAGGTCTTGTCAATACATTAAATTAATCAtgaaagtatataaaaaacccaaaaaatcaaaaacaTCAAAATAATCactctttattattatgttttattatacctgtttaaatgattaaaaatagtatatttaatattttttggcATAAAAGTTACATTTGTTTACGTTATAtagaataatgaaatatgatttaattgtatgtttcattatatacatttaatttaatatataattaatttatctttGTTTAGTGTTTGTCAAAATCTCATTTGTCCATATTTTcatggatatatattatgtattaatggattttgaatttattaatataaacgcacttattaataaaattataagctATGGTGAGGTTTAGAGTTGCATTTTGGGAAACTCGTATTTTGTGTCAGGGTTCTGTACTATAAGTTATAGTTTTGTTTTATGTAATCTCTGTTTTGGGTTAggactatatttttatt
Above is a window of Plasmodium yoelii strain 17X genome assembly, chromosome: 9 DNA encoding:
- a CDS encoding PIR protein; this encodes MDKTLCENFDTLRNYLPDELNTSTSNDIHELGNAKNYCPNEGSGGKECTTDFDKIKAGCLWLFEQLFVENKKNISTVEYIMIWLSYKLNQKTYDGIKNLNDFYTKCIDNNTHYTNCKQGDQDCSTSLKNNVGYQNYKEIINGRKGLLSTNIGNMSKIYEAFKSLCNLYKELGDDSKNCKNALDDNNEFIKKYNELNGNSSISEDSSCKQVLSTLLNDYNNLKDHYDSNDVDCSNIPSLTQTKTEEKGVQSYEESSGPSSEVTSSSSLITSKLIPVLLILGAIPIFLGIAYKYSLFGFRKRVQKHLREKLKK
- a CDS encoding fam-b protein, with amino-acid sequence MRVNILKYVLFSIVVCSFEYSKNEIWDERNIIKFRSNRILGDVEKEFDLNDFYESTFSLTKQLNEYNDDNEEIIHIRNAINSYIKNHKDKSTLPDLNKLDKRTKKLIYKIREELKEVKKEIDNMGDSGITTKVIQNKRIRKKDENNYVSEGEDYNQLKNEVNFLEREYRQPNLSSVNTYKNKRKINELYEGLKLRSILLVFLSLVIIISGTVPIAFTVLCSVVSFETFIRSCQYIKLIMKVYKKPKKSKTSK